A window from Corynebacterium urealyticum DSM 7109 encodes these proteins:
- a CDS encoding protein adenylyltransferase SelO family protein, with translation MCFRNSSQPESFNSQRPHTLAAGPPRLEYNFAHQLPELAAPYEPAAPLPEARILVLNEPLAVELGLDVAWLRSPAGVQFLLGRGTDSDARPVAQFYAGHQFGSFNALMGDGRAVLLGERRVPDTDELVDLHVKGAGTTVYSRPGSDGKAPLSAALREFLLSEFMSAAGVPTARSLAVLTTGEQLRRHRTEPAAAVVRVATSHLRVGTFQAARMRDPESASGLLGRVADMAIQRHFPELAELAAPERYLELYRHVSAAQARLIARWMRLGFVHGVMNTDNTAIGGFTLDYGPAAFVDHFDPQAVFSSIDTHGRYAFGNQPAIGGWNLARLAEAMLPLLTPTPGVDSAEANRSAVAEAQEVLDEYSAIYTRALDEEFADALGLDPQQPSHQHVLSEFQALADEHQLDVAQVLRQLTDTEANLVEISSQAWHDTWSASGGLDNNSAALRDVVGWCEQWANANPDRMLLSRTNPVYYPRNAHVEESLASALGGDYSPFEQLWEALRDPFTRRAGLEHWEKPTPSPRGFRTVCGT, from the coding sequence GCCTTACGAGCCTGCTGCCCCACTGCCCGAGGCGCGGATTCTGGTGCTGAATGAGCCCCTGGCTGTGGAACTGGGCCTGGACGTTGCCTGGCTCCGCTCCCCCGCTGGCGTGCAGTTTCTGCTCGGCCGTGGAACTGATTCCGACGCCCGCCCGGTTGCCCAGTTCTACGCCGGCCACCAGTTCGGCAGTTTCAACGCGCTGATGGGCGACGGGCGCGCCGTCCTCCTGGGTGAGCGTCGCGTCCCGGACACCGACGAGCTGGTGGACCTTCACGTCAAGGGGGCAGGCACCACTGTGTACTCGCGCCCCGGCTCCGACGGCAAGGCCCCGCTTTCGGCAGCGTTGCGCGAATTCCTGCTCAGTGAGTTTATGTCTGCCGCGGGTGTCCCAACCGCCCGGAGCCTGGCGGTGCTCACCACCGGCGAACAGCTTCGGCGCCACCGCACGGAACCAGCAGCCGCCGTCGTCCGAGTCGCCACCAGCCACCTCAGGGTCGGGACCTTTCAGGCAGCGCGTATGCGGGATCCGGAGAGCGCCTCGGGCCTATTGGGGCGGGTGGCAGACATGGCGATCCAGCGCCACTTCCCTGAGCTCGCGGAACTCGCGGCGCCGGAGCGCTACCTGGAGCTATACCGTCATGTCTCAGCAGCACAGGCCCGGCTGATCGCACGGTGGATGCGGCTCGGATTCGTCCACGGGGTAATGAACACGGATAACACCGCCATCGGTGGCTTCACGCTGGACTACGGGCCGGCAGCCTTCGTGGATCACTTCGACCCGCAGGCAGTGTTCAGCTCGATCGACACCCACGGCCGCTACGCCTTCGGCAACCAGCCCGCCATTGGGGGCTGGAACCTGGCACGCCTGGCTGAGGCCATGCTGCCGCTATTGACCCCAACGCCAGGCGTGGACTCGGCCGAGGCGAACCGCAGCGCGGTGGCAGAAGCGCAAGAGGTGCTGGATGAGTATTCGGCGATATACACCCGCGCGCTGGATGAGGAATTCGCCGACGCGCTCGGTCTCGACCCGCAGCAGCCTTCCCACCAGCACGTACTGAGCGAGTTCCAGGCGCTGGCCGACGAGCATCAGCTCGATGTGGCGCAGGTCCTGCGCCAGCTCACGGACACCGAGGCCAACCTGGTGGAGATCAGCAGCCAAGCCTGGCATGACACGTGGTCAGCCAGCGGTGGGCTGGACAATAATAGCGCTGCACTGCGCGATGTCGTGGGCTGGTGCGAGCAGTGGGCCAACGCCAACCCCGATAGAATGCTCTTGTCCCGCACCAACCCGGTGTATTACCCCCGCAACGCTCACGTCGAAGAGTCACTAGCATCGGCCCTCGGCGGCGACTACTCCCCCTTCGAGCAGCTGTGGGAAGCCTTGCGCGACCCCTTCACACGCCGCGCGGGCCTCGAGCACTGGGAGAAGCCCACCCCCTCCCCAAGGGGCTTCCGCACTGTGTGCGGCACTTAG